In uncultured Fusobacterium sp., a genomic segment contains:
- a CDS encoding YitT family protein, with product MKNFLFIILGNLIFALGIATFVIPNGLIMGGSTGLALSVQHFLGIDITITVAIINIVTFLAGLFILGKKFAATTLISTFIFPFFLNYFKDIEKLKHITSDTLLSAIFAALLVGTGVGIVLRVGASTGGLDIPAIILNKKRGIPIAIILYTIDISILLSQMIFSNIEQILYGIIIVLITTMVINKVIVYGKNDFMVTIISEKYLEISENIHNKIDRGTTFIDIQTGYKKNNQQAVMSVISKRELHSLNKLVQEIDPKAFIIINQVNQVKGRGFSLDKHI from the coding sequence ATGAAAAACTTTTTATTTATCATCTTAGGAAATCTAATCTTTGCTCTTGGAATAGCTACTTTTGTAATACCAAATGGTTTAATTATGGGAGGAAGCACTGGACTTGCTCTTTCAGTTCAACACTTTTTAGGAATTGATATAACTATCACTGTTGCTATTATCAATATTGTCACTTTTTTAGCTGGATTATTTATTTTAGGTAAAAAATTTGCAGCTACCACTTTAATTAGTACTTTTATTTTTCCATTTTTTCTAAATTATTTTAAAGATATTGAAAAATTAAAACACATTACTTCTGACACTTTATTATCGGCTATTTTTGCTGCTTTATTAGTTGGGACTGGAGTAGGAATTGTTTTAAGAGTAGGGGCATCCACTGGTGGACTTGATATTCCTGCTATTATTTTAAATAAGAAGAGAGGTATTCCTATAGCTATTATTCTTTATACTATTGATATTTCAATTCTTTTATCTCAAATGATTTTCTCCAATATAGAACAGATCTTATATGGTATTATTATAGTTTTAATTACAACTATGGTTATTAATAAAGTTATAGTTTATGGAAAAAATGATTTTATGGTTACTATAATTAGTGAAAAATATTTAGAGATCAGTGAAAATATTCATAATAAAATTGATAGAGGAACCACTTTTATAGATATACAAACAGGTTATAAAAAAAATAATCAACAAGCTGTTATGAGTGTTATTTCAAAAAGAGAGCTGCACTCTTTAAATAAATTAGTACAAGAGATTGATCCTAAAGCTTTTATTATTATTAATCAGGTAAATCAAGTTAAAGGAAGAGGTTTTTCTTTAGATAAACATATATAA